The Altererythrobacter sp. H2 genomic sequence CCAAATCGCAGCCTTTCGGGGGCATTTGCGGAGTTCGCAGTCGTCAGCCAGGAGGACCTTTGCCTGTGACAGTTGGAGCAAGCCTGAGCGTTACCGACCTGCGCCGAGCGGCGCGGCACCCGGTCGATTACCCGGTGATCGGGGAGCACCCGAGTCGCGGTGATATCAAGCTGCACATCTGCAATATGTCGGCGCATGGCTTCATGGTCGATGATGCGGCCGATCTTTCCCGCG encodes the following:
- a CDS encoding PilZ domain-containing protein is translated as MTVGASLSVTDLRRAARHPVDYPVIGEHPSRGDIKLHICNMSAHGFMVDDAADLSRGDRVIIRLPVVGRIEAYVIWARDERAGFQFERIIRLDDFMLVIDQLQPNPRLRRTR